The Calditrichota bacterium genomic interval TCGTGTTTGGGTCGAGGATTTGGTAGTCGTAAAGTCCTTCGTCGGATTAAGTGCTTATCCGTAAATAACGCCTACTTTTCTGTAGGCAATGATGGCGCAAGCCAATTGCGCTAGGGCCACATAGCTTGCTGTTCTCTTCTCATAGCGAACCAACAGCTTTCTGA includes:
- a CDS encoding IS5/IS1182 family transposase, which gives rise to RKLLVRYEKRTASYVALAQLACAIIAYRKVGVIYG